The window CCGAGTTTAAAACTATATCCCTGACATTCATTTCAAAACCTGTAGGAACTCCGTAAAGTTTAGGATCCGATGAGAACGAATACTGTGTTTTAGCGACACAAACAGGGAAGTCTGCCATTCCGGCTTCTTCAATCTTTTTGATCATCTTGTCGGCAGCTCCCGAATATGTAACATCAGCAGCCCCATAGATTTCTTTACAGATTTTTCCTATCTTTGTTTTTATGGAGTCTTTATCTTCGTAAACAAATTTTAATGGCTTTGACGGATTTGTTTCGATGGTCTTTACAACGAGCTCGGCAAGTTCAACGGCACCTTTTCCGCCTTCAACAAAGGCATTGTTTACGGCAAAGCCTACACCTTGTGCTTCACAGTGTTTTCTAACCAGTTCCAATTCGGAGTCAATATCATAGCCGTATCTGTTAAGGGCTACAACTACAGTCTGTCCGAATTTTTTCATGTTTTCAATGTGCTTGTCAAGGTTGGCCAAGCCTTTTTTGAGGGCTTCTGCATTGGGCTTGGATATTTCCTTTTCGGGAACGTCTCCGTGCATTTTTAACCCGCCTGTAGTGGCCGCAATTATTGTCAATTTCGGGTTTAAACCTGCTTTTCGACATTTAATATCGAAGAATTTTTCCGCACCGAGGTCTGCGGCAAAGCCTGCTTCGGTAATTACATATTCTCCGTAGGTAAGGGCTGTTTTTGTCGCTATTACCGAGTTACATCCGTGAGCAATGTTTGCAAAGGGACCGCCATGGATAAAGGCAGGAGTATTTTCCGTTGTTTGTACAAGGTTGGGGTTGATGGCATTCTTTAAAAGAACTACTATTGAACCCGCAATACCTAAATCTTTTACCTTTACGGCATTGTTTTCGGTATCATAACCCAATATGATATTTTCGATTCTTCGGCGTAAATCTTCAATGTCTTTTGCAAGGCAGAAAATAGCCATAATTTCGGAAGCAGGCGTAATATCAAAGCCCGATTCCATTACTACGCCGTTACCCTCTCCTAAGCCGGTAACAACTTGGCGTAAGTTTCTGTCGTTAACATCCAAAACTCTTTTCCAAAGTACGGTTTTTATAGCCTTCGGAGTTCCTTGAGCTCTGAAAATGTAGTTATCAAAAAGGGCGCTTATCATGTTATGAGCCGAGGTTATTGCATGGAAGTCTCCCGTAAAGTGGAGGTTAATGTCTTCCATAGGCAAAACTTGGGCATAGCCTCCTCCTGCTGCCCCGCCCTTCATACCGAAACAAGGACCCAAAGAGGGCTCCCTCAAGGCTGCAACAGCCTTCTTTCCGATCTTGTTTAAGCCCAAGGCAAGGCCGATAGAAACGGTCGTTTTTCCGATTCCGGCCTTTGTAGGCGTGATAGCAGTAACAAGAATTAAATTATTCTTTTTTACCTTTGCATCATCTATAACGCTATAGGGAACCTTGGCTATATACTTTCCATAGGGAATGACATTATCGTCATGAATCCCTAAACCGTCTGCAATTTCAGCGATTTTTTTTAGCTTCGCTTCTCTAGCTATTTCTATATCAGTTTTCATACAAATATTATGACATAAAAAATCTATATTTGCAACCATAAAATTCTTTTTTTGGGCAATACCTCTTACAATTTATACGTAATACAGACTGTTTTAATCGGTACTTGTACAAAGATAAAAAAAAGACTATAATTCACACTTATAATTGCAATAAGGGAGATAAATTATGGAAGATCATAAAATTTCAATGGAAAAAATTGTAAGTCTTTGTAAAAGAAGAGGTTTTGTTTTTCAGTCATCCGAAATTTACGGAGGCCAGAACGGGGCATGGGATTACGGCCCCTTAGGGATAGAGTTAAAAAATAATGTTTCCCGCGCTTGGTGGAAGGAAATGACCCAGCTTCATGATAATATAGTAGGACTTGACGCCGCAATTTTGATGCATCCCCGCACATGGGAGGCTTCAGGTCATGTTGAAAATTTTACCGATCCTCTTGTAGACTGCAAAAAATGTAAATCCCGCTTTAGAGCAGACCATTTACCTCCTGAAAACCTTGAAAAAAGAGTTTGCCCCGATTGCGGAGGCGAGCTTACCGATACTCGTAAATTCAACCTTATGTTTAAAACTCACATCGGTCCCACAGACGATAATTCAAGCGTTATCTATCTCCGCCCCGAAACTGCCCAAGGTATTTATGTAAACTATAAAAATATTATTCAATCAAACAGGATGAAGATTCCCTTCGGTATTGCTCAAATCGGAAAGGCTTTTAGAAACGAAATTGTTACAAAAAACTTTATTTTTAGAACCTGCGAATTTGAACAGATGGAGATGCAGTTTTTTGTAAAACCCGGAACTGATGACGAGTGGTTCGACTATTGGAAAAAACAGCGCTGGGCATTCTATGAAAAGTATGGGGTAAGAACAAATAAGCTCCAATGGCATCAGCACGGTAAGGATGAACTTGCTCATTATGCAAAAGATGCTTATGATATCGAATACGAATTCCCGATGGGCTTTAAGGAGCTTGAAGGTGTACATAACCGTACTAACTATGACCTTACACGTCATACCGAGTATTCAGGCAAAGACATGCAATACATCGATCAAGATAACGGAAACGAAAAATATATTCCGTACATAATTGAAACTTCAGCAGGCTTAACGCGAAATGTTCTTATGTTTATTTGTGATGCCTATGATGAAGAAAAGGTTGCCGATAAGGGAAATGATGATGATTGGAGAACCGTAT of the Treponema denticola ATCC 35405 genome contains:
- a CDS encoding glycine--tRNA ligase; this translates as MEDHKISMEKIVSLCKRRGFVFQSSEIYGGQNGAWDYGPLGIELKNNVSRAWWKEMTQLHDNIVGLDAAILMHPRTWEASGHVENFTDPLVDCKKCKSRFRADHLPPENLEKRVCPDCGGELTDTRKFNLMFKTHIGPTDDNSSVIYLRPETAQGIYVNYKNIIQSNRMKIPFGIAQIGKAFRNEIVTKNFIFRTCEFEQMEMQFFVKPGTDDEWFDYWKKQRWAFYEKYGVRTNKLQWHQHGKDELAHYAKDAYDIEYEFPMGFKELEGVHNRTNYDLTRHTEYSGKDMQYIDQDNGNEKYIPYIIETSAGLTRNVLMFICDAYDEEKVADKGNDDDWRTVLRFHPNIAPITVAVLPLMKKDGLAELAEEIRNELKEEFKTDYDQSGAIGKRYRRQDEVGTPFCVTVDYDSKEDNTVTLRFRDSMEQVRIPRTELISRIKTEIKNYKRAH
- a CDS encoding formate--tetrahydrofolate ligase — translated: MVANIDFLCHNICMKTDIEIAREAKLKKIAEIADGLGIHDDNVIPYGKYIAKVPYSVIDDAKVKKNNLILVTAITPTKAGIGKTTVSIGLALGLNKIGKKAVAALREPSLGPCFGMKGGAAGGGYAQVLPMEDINLHFTGDFHAITSAHNMISALFDNYIFRAQGTPKAIKTVLWKRVLDVNDRNLRQVVTGLGEGNGVVMESGFDITPASEIMAIFCLAKDIEDLRRRIENIILGYDTENNAVKVKDLGIAGSIVVLLKNAINPNLVQTTENTPAFIHGGPFANIAHGCNSVIATKTALTYGEYVITEAGFAADLGAEKFFDIKCRKAGLNPKLTIIAATTGGLKMHGDVPEKEISKPNAEALKKGLANLDKHIENMKKFGQTVVVALNRYGYDIDSELELVRKHCEAQGVGFAVNNAFVEGGKGAVELAELVVKTIETNPSKPLKFVYEDKDSIKTKIGKICKEIYGAADVTYSGAADKMIKKIEEAGMADFPVCVAKTQYSFSSDPKLYGVPTGFEMNVRDIVLNSGSEMIVAIMGDMMRMPGLPKDPQAVRIDLVNGNVEGLS